The Spirochaetaceae bacterium genomic sequence GCAGGCTCTGGCCGCGCCCTACCTGGACCTGGCCAACTGGCTGTTCGGCGATCCCCCGGAGCGGGTGTACGCGCGCGCCGCCGGCCCCGACTACGCCCAGATTCACCTGGGCTTCGGCGCCGGCGGCATGGCGCTGATCGACGTCAGTGCCGGTTTGCCGCCGGGAGACGGCTACCGGTCGGTGTCAGTGATCGGTTCGGCCGGCGCCGGCTACGCGGACGACCACCACAACCGCGCGCTGCTGTTCGGCGGCGGCGACCCGGCCGCGCGCGATCCGGGTGAGGGCAACCACGACCTGGCCGGCGAGCTGGCCGACTTCGTCGCCGCCGGCGCGCAGCGCCGCGCGCCGGCCGTCACGGCAGCCGACGGCTGCGCCGCGCTGCTGGCCGCGGCGGGGGCCGCGGCGGGGGGGGCGGGGGGGGGGGGGGGGGGGGGGGGGGGGGGGGGGGGGTTGTTGGGGCCCCCCCACCCGGGCCCCGCGCTGCTGGTAGCGGCGGCCGCCGCGGCTTCGGCGGCGGGCGGCTCCGTACTGGAGCGCCGGGGGGATCGCTATGAGTAGCACCATCTACCGCTGCGCCGCGCTGAGCGCGGTCAAGCACGACTACCTGCCGCGCGCCGTGCACGGCCATCCCGCCTTCGAGGTGGTGGTGGTGGCCGACGATCCGCAGGTGCCCGGCTGGGCGCACGAGCGCAACCAGGAGTTCGCAGCCGAGTTGGGCGTGCCTTACGTGCGGGACGTGGCCGCCGCGCTCGCCGACTACGGCGTGCAGGTGGCGGTGGTGAGCAGCGAGGCGGAACGGCACTGCGACCTGAGCGTGCGCGCCGCCGAGGCGGGGATGCACGTGGTGCAGGACAAGCCGATGTCCACCACGCTGGCGGAGTGCGACCGGCTGGCAGCGGCGGTGCGCAAAGCGGACGTGCGCTTCCTGCTGTGGAACCGCAACCTGCTGCCGGCGCTGGTGCAGGCGCAGCGGGAGTTGCAGCGCGGCGCGATCGGCGAGTTGCGCGCCATTCACGTCGACTTCTACTTCGCCAAGGACGCCGGGCCGCCGAAGGGCAGCCGCAAGCCCGGGTTCCCGCCGATCAACTGGCTGGCGCGGCAACTGGAGGCGCACGCCGACGGCTCCGACGGCGGCGTCGGCGAAGCGGCGATGGGCGAGCTGCAGATCGAAGGCATTTACCCGCTCGGCTACATCCACGCGCTGACCGGCAGCCGGGTGCGGCGCGTATTCGCCCGCACCGCCGCTCACTTCCACCAGGCCAACGCCGACAACGACGTCGACGACCTGGCCACGGTGACCCTGGAGATGGACAGCGGCGTGCTCGGATCGCTGTGCATCGGCCGCATCGGTGCGGCGAGTCACCCCGACATCGGCGAGATCAAGCTGCACCTGATCGGCAGCAAGGGGGCGCTGGTGGTGACCGAGGCACGTCCCGAGGTGGGCATCCACTACCGCGGCCAGCCGGCTACCGAGTACCCCCACGTGCGCATCGCCGACAGCAACAACTTCCTGCTCATGGAGCAGTTCAAGACGGCCATCGAGACCGGCGCCGACACCGTGCTGAACGCCGAGGCGGGACGCGACATCGCCGCCACCGTCGCCGCGGCCATCGAGTCGGGCCGTACCGACCAACCAGTCGCGGTCAGATAAGGCCTGTCGGGTCGCGCCAGGCTCTTCCGGCGCAGTCAGCCGACCGGCAGGGTACGACCGGTGTGGGCGCGGCCGATGCGGGCGATCTCCTCCTGTCCGCCGGACACCACCCGGACGCCGCGGTCGATCTGCGTGGTCACGTTGTCCGGTGTGCACACTTCCAGGAACGCCACCCCGTTGGCGGCGCACGCGGCACGCACCCGTTCGGCGGCTTCGATCACCCGCGGGTCGTGCTGCCCCGGCACCCGCTCCACGCCGTAGGACATGTGCAGGTCGCCGGGACCACACTCGGCGAAGCCCAGCCCGGGCACGGCCAGCATCTGTTCGATGTGTGCCACCCCGCGCACCGACTCGACCTTGATCCCCAGCAGCAATTCGCCGTCCGGGTTCAGCGGCCACGGATCGCACCTGGCGATGTACTCCTCGCCGTCGACGCCCCATACCGCCGCCGCCGACGGCTCCGATCCGACGCCGCGGGTGCCGCGCTCCAGCCCGGCGCCGACGCCGATCATGTTGCGCGGGTAACGGCACGACTCCACGAAGGCGCGCACCGCGTCGGGCGTCTCAGCTTGGCACAGCAGGATGCCGTGCACGCCGCGCGCCAGGATCTGCCGGAACTGCCAGGCGTTGTAGCGGACCACCGGCTCGCCGGTGCCGTCCACCGGCGCCTCGACGATGACGGTGGGCGTGCGGTGGCCGCTGGCGGTGGGTCCGCCGGCCGCCATACCCGCCATGTAGTGCGCCAGACCGGACAGGTCGAAGCAGCCGTGCTCCATGCCGACGTTGACGTAGTCGGCCCAGGTGCGCGCGTCCTGCTTGCCTTGTTCACGGGTCAGCACCGCGCCGGTATGGCCGCCGGTGTAGTAGATTGGCTGGCCGCCGGCCAGCAGCTCGATCGCTCTGTTGATACGATGATCGCTCATTTCCTCGTTACGCCTCCGCGTCCATTTCCGCCAGCTCCACCCACTCGCTGCGCTTCGCAGACGCCACCACCGCTTCCGTGAACACCTGGGTGCGCCAGCCGTCGTACAGGCCGGGATGGGCGCACTCCCGGCCGGCGGCGCGCTCGGCGAGCGCCGGCAGCACGAAGCGCGACCAGCGGTTGACCCGGTCCTCCGGGATATCTTCCACGGTCATGTCGTCGTCCGAGCGCATCACCGTGACGGTATGGCGCACGCGGTCGATTGCGACCGACGCCGCGCTGCCGTGCAGCTCCAGCTCCGGCGCCAGCCCCTTGCGCAGCGCCGGGGCGTGCGACAGCAGCATCGCGCCCACCGCGCCGTTGTGGAACTCCCAGACGATCGCGCCGTAGTCGTATGCGGTGCCGGCGCGCATGCGCGGCGCTGCGGACGCCGGGTTGGCCGCGCCCCACTCGAGTGCCTCGGTCAGGTCGATCGGCCCCAGGTCGGGCTTCGGCGGCGACAGCACGCCGGCCTGCGCAACCACCCGCTTCGCCTCGCTGCCGATCAGCCAGCGCACCGTGTCGTAGGCGTGCGAGCCGACGTCCGCGATGCTGCCGGCGGTCGACAGGGTGGCGTCGTCGCGCCAAGTGAAGGGAATCGACGCCGGGCGCGGGTTGTGCCAGCGGTACACCACCACCTTCAGTTCACCGAGCTCTCCGCCGGCAAGCAACTCCTTGGCGCGGCGGAACTTGGGCTCGTAGCGGGTCCAGTAGGGCACGTAGTGGCCGAGTCCGCTGTCGCGGTACGCGCGCCAGATTTCGTACGCCTCGCCGACGTCGGCCCCGACCGGCTTGTCACAGAACAGGTGCTTGCCGGCCGCCGCCGCGGCCAGGGCCGGCTCCCGGTGCAGGCGGTCGGGCGTCAGCACCACCACGAGGTCCACCTCCGCATGTTCCACCACCGCGCGCCAGTCGTCGGTGATGAAGTCGCAGCCGTCGGTCCGCGCCGCCGCCTCCAGCCGGTCGCGGCGCCGCGCGCACAGCGCGACGATGCGCGCGGCATCGGGCGCGCCGCGCATCTCCGCTCGGTACGGGGTGCCGATGTAGCCGGTAGCCCCGATCACTCCTGCATGAAACATCATGTTGCTGCGCAATCCTTACCCGATACGTCCGCCGTCCGCCAGTACCCTGCGCGGCTGCCATCAGTTGCCGTTGCGACCGCGTCCCGTGCGGCGTGCACCGGCGAGTTTCTGCAACTCGCGCAGCACTCTCTGGATGTCGGTGGGTACCGCGTCCATGGCATCGACGATGTCATCGTCATTGATGCGCAGCGGGAGTCTGCGCGCCTGCAGCCAGGCGTGCAGCCGGCGGATGACCATCTTTGCATCGCACCAACGAGCGCGGTCCTGCCACACGCGGGCCAGAAACTCGTCCGCCTGGTCGAGGGCCGTGCTCAGCGCAAGCCTCCGATCGTCATTCTGGATGCGTGTGGCGATCGCCTGCCGTACGGTTTCCCTTTGCTCTTCCAGAACCCCGTCAAGCTCGTCGACAAACGCCTCTTCGTGGTTGTGCCAATCTGCGGCGACGCTTTTCTCACACGCTTGGCGGCCAAGCATCGCCAGCATGGCCTCACGGTCGAGAAGGTAGTTCTCGATCTCATTGGCTTCCCACAACCGCAGCGAAAAGGTGAGTTGGTAGGCGGGCGACTTCGCGCGCGTGGTGTGGGTGCGCAACTCCTTGCGGCGTGAGGCGTCGGTGCGATAGTCGCGATCTCCGATCGCCAGCATGCGGACGGGTTGTCCCGAGAGGCCAGGGCTGCTCAGGAGGTCCTTCACCTGACGCGCCAGATCCAGCACCCGTGCCTCTACCGGCCCCTGGTAAGTGTACATGAAGGTCAGTAGGCGCCAGATGTCGCGCTGCTTGTGTTCGCCCCAATGCTTGCGAGCAAACCGTTCCAACAGCTTCTGATCGCTCCTGTTCTCGACAAAGACGATCGCGCGACTGGTCAGGAGCGGTACGATCTCCATGCGATCCATCGCTCCGAGATCCTCCAGCAGGCGAAATTGCGTCGGCTCCACGTCGAACGGTACCACGGCGCCATCCATACAGACTTTGACCGCACCTGCGGGAGCGGCAGCCAGGAGCTGCGGAGAATGCGTCGCGAGTATGAATTGCGCCTGCTCCTCGCGGGACAGCCGCTCCAGGACAGTCATGAGCTGGGTTTGCAGCCTGGCGTGAAGATGGGCATCCGGTTCGTCGAGCAGGAGAGTTCGGGCTCCTGGCGCCAGCACCGACGCCAGGATCTGTACTGCCTGGTGAAATCCGGACCCCGTTACCATGACGTCCAACTCACGGGTGAGTGCGCGGTCGCGATATGTCGCACTGAGGAACCGGTCGAAATCCACGTCGAATTCTATCTGCAATGCGCTCTCCGGAAACAAATCTCGGAGGATATCGATCAGCTTGTTCCAGCGGCCCTCATGATGTTCCCGCAGGTCCCACAGGAGGTTCCGAATAGTCTCTCCATGTCGCTGCATCCTCATCCGCTCCTGGCGAGCCGGTAGGGTCAGGTATTCCTCGCGCGGGAGAAGCCCCGAAAAAATCGGTATGAGGCGAATGTCTCGTTGACCGATTGCCGTGGCGATGTCGCCACTCGACCGCGGCGAGATACTGAACTTGTTGTAGCTGAGCTTCAACGAGAAGGAGATATCCGCGCCGTTATCGTACTCCCCGTGCAGTTCGACTGTCTGTTGTTTCCGCCCGATTGTAGTCCGTCCATTGGGCCACAAGTCGGTGGGCTCGGCTACGGGAAGGACGCCAAACTCGTCGGGACTGACTGATCGCCGCGACAAACCAAGACTCTTGGTTGGGTCCTTCCCATTTGCACGTCGGGTAGTCTCAACGCAATACTGAAACAGGGTCAGCGCTTCGAGGATGGTCGACTTGCCGCTGTTGTTGGCTCCAACCAACAAGGTCACCGCGTCGAGATCGATCGTCGTCTCGCGCTCGAATCGCTTGAATCCTGTTATGGTGAAGCGGCGAATCATCGCATCATGATGCTATCCCACCGCGCCGAAGTAGTGAATAGCAGGTCGGCTGAGGTCGGCTGCCGTGATTGCCGTACTGCTTCGCCTTTCGACCAACCGGGAGGACTTCGCATCCATCGCGGCTGTGGGGTAGGGTAGCGGAGCCGAGCAATCGCCATGGACGCCCTTTCGCCTCACTCACGGTCGCCAACCGAGCCGGTGTCACTGGTCGCCGCCTGGGTGGATGCCGCACGGCGCAAGCTGCGCGCCGGCGGCGCCGTAGGTGAGGCGGACCTGGATCGGCTGTCTGCGGATTGCGGCGGCGCCGATCCGCGGGCGCGCCAGCGGCTGCTGTACCTGCACGCCGTCACGCCGAGCATCTACGCCGGCCTGGTGGCGGCCGCCGTCCATGAACCGGTCGCGGGGTCGGTCACCCAGATCGATCCGGACGCTGCCGAGCTGCCCTACCGGAACGTCCACGACGCCATCGTGGCGGGGTGGCGGGTGGTCCACTTTCCGCAGCAGCGGGCGCCGTTCGACGACCGCGAGATCGACATGATGGGTCACGAGTTCATTCTCGAGAAACTGGAGGCGTACGATGACTGATACGATGGCCGAGATGAGCGCACAGCCGCCGCGGCTGCTGTCGGACGACGAGGTGCTGCTGTTCGTCACCCACGGCTATCACCTGGTGCACCCGGAGTATCCGGACGGCCTGAACGAGGCGATCGCCGAGCAGTGCGCTCGGACCAACGGGGCGGGCAACGAAATCCTGGATCTCGTTCCGCTGCTGCACCAGGTGTACGCCCACCCGCAGGTACGCGGCGCGCTGATCAGCCTGCTCGGCGCCGACTACGCGATGAACGGGCATCGCCATCTGCACGTCAATGCCCCGGGGTCGCACAGCCAGAACTGGCACCAGGACGGCACCAACGTGCGCCATCACCAGGTTTGGTGCGTGCTGGCGATGTACTACCCGCACGAGGTGCCGATGGAGCAGGGGCCCACCATCATCATGCCCGGCACTCACTTCCGCAACGCCCCCACCGACCGGCTCGCGACCTACGCCAACATCAAGGGACAGGTGCCGCTGGCGGTGCCGGCGGGCACCGTGGCCATCACCCACTACGACCTGTGGCACGCCGCCACCCGCAACCGTACCGAACGCACCCGCTACATGCTCAAGTTCCTGTTCGACCGCCGCTCCGCGCCGGCGTCGCCGACCTGGGACCACGATCCGGACACGGTCACGGAAGTCGCCGCGCGACGCATCCGCGAGCAGATCGGCCCGTTCGACCACGCTTCCGACTATTACAAGGCGTGGGAACTGCGCACCGAGATGTGGCAGTGGATGCTTGGCCGGGGCGCGCCGGTGCCGCCGGGCGCGTTCAAGGACATGCTCGCCTAAACGGAACCACCGCGAGCGTACCCGGGCTGAGTTCCCGGCGCCGCCGGTCTGGTAAGATGGCGCCATGCGCATAGCCGTTCTTTCGTACAGTCACCACGGCCGCGGCATTGCCGGGACGGTCAGGCAGATGGGCCATGAAGTCGTCGCCGCCATGGATCCTGAACCGGGTCCGCGCGCCGGGCTCGAGCAGGAGTTCGGCTGTCCGGGGTTCGCCGATGCGGCGAGCTGCCTGGACGCCGCGAAACCGGATGCGGCGATCGTGTGCGGCAAGCACGTGGAGATTCCCGCGCACGTCGCGGCCTGCGTGGAGCGCCGCGTGCCCTACCTGCTCGACAAGCCGTTTGCCGATTGCGCGGACCGCCTGCGCCCCGCGGCGCAGGCGACCATGGCGGCCGGCCTGCCGCACGCCCTCACGCTTCCCAACCGCGGCAGCCTGCTGGTGGAAAAGGTGGCGCAGATGGCGTCCGACGGCAGCCTCGGCGACTTGGTGCTGTACAGCAGCCGGCTCAACAACGGGCCGCCGACGCGCTACGACCCGACCCCGTCGCACTGGCTCAACAAGCCGGCGGCCTCCGGCGGCGGGTCGTGGGTGGTGGAGTCTTCGCACGGCATCGACACCTTCCTGCAGTTCGCCGGTGACGGTCCGGTCACGGTGGTCGGCGGCGTGATCGCCAACCTGATGCACCGCCGCGAGGTGGAGGACACCGCGGTGGGCATCGTTCGCACCGCCGCCGGGGTTACCGGTATAATCGAGTCGGGGTTCAACTACCCCTCGGGCACCCGCGCCGGCGACCACTTCTTCCGCTTCGTCGGCAGCAAGGCGTCGGTGTTCGAGCGCTACGGCGACCACGGCGAGCCGCTGATCGAGGTGCACACCAGTGCCGGCGTCGCCATCACGCCCGACATCGGCCACGGCGAGCGCATGCGGCGCGTCATCGAATGGGGGCTGGAGGCGATCGCCGCCGGGCGCATCGGCACGCCGGACGTGATGCAGGCGGTACGCGTGCTGGAGGTGCAGGACGCGGTGTACGCCCACCTGCGCGGCAACGCCGCGGCCGCCGGCCCCTATCCGCTCGGCGCTCCACCCGAGCGCTGAGCGTTGGCCCGGATCGCGTCCCGGACGAACACGGCCAACCCCTCGGCACGCTTCTCGAAGTACTCCTTGAAGCGTGCGTCGGCCGTGTACATGTCGGCGAGGTTCCGGTGCATCCCGTGGCTGCATGGGTAGAACCAGCGGTCGATGTGGCATCGGTGCTGCTCGGCCAGATCCATCGCCGCGCGGTCCGCGGCCTGCACTCCCTCGGCCATCAGGCCGGCCAGCCCGGCCACCACGGCCTCGCCCTCCGCCTTGATCCGGTCCCAGTCGTTCTTGCCGTAGCGGCCAGTGCGCCGCATCGACT encodes the following:
- a CDS encoding Gfo/Idh/MocA family oxidoreductase, producing the protein MTCCVLVGAGAAERYADALLRLPEVCVGAVVDPDAGRRGQAARRLGAELQAATLAELLAGHPDCCSGVLVHGPADTRLDDAACAVRNGKHVLVELPPAAAAGRLAALGDDCAAAGVCLMIGGTLRFLPSQQVLKQRLAAGQLGELGLLRAHRWHAGDGTGSGPDWQALAAPYLDLANWLFGDPPERVYARAAGPDYAQIHLGFGAGGMALIDVSAGLPPGDGYRSVSVIGSAGAGYADDHHNRALLFGGGDPAARDPGEGNHDLAGELADFVAAGAQRRAPAVTAADGCAALLAAAGAAAGGAGGGGGGGGGGGGLLGPPHPGPALLVAAAAAASAAGGSVLERRGDRYE
- a CDS encoding Gfo/Idh/MocA family oxidoreductase, yielding MSSTIYRCAALSAVKHDYLPRAVHGHPAFEVVVVADDPQVPGWAHERNQEFAAELGVPYVRDVAAALADYGVQVAVVSSEAERHCDLSVRAAEAGMHVVQDKPMSTTLAECDRLAAAVRKADVRFLLWNRNLLPALVQAQRELQRGAIGELRAIHVDFYFAKDAGPPKGSRKPGFPPINWLARQLEAHADGSDGGVGEAAMGELQIEGIYPLGYIHALTGSRVRRVFARTAAHFHQANADNDVDDLATVTLEMDSGVLGSLCIGRIGAASHPDIGEIKLHLIGSKGALVVTEARPEVGIHYRGQPATEYPHVRIADSNNFLLMEQFKTAIETGADTVLNAEAGRDIAATVAAAIESGRTDQPVAVR
- a CDS encoding aldolase/citrate lyase family protein — protein: MSDHRINRAIELLAGGQPIYYTGGHTGAVLTREQGKQDARTWADYVNVGMEHGCFDLSGLAHYMAGMAAGGPTASGHRTPTVIVEAPVDGTGEPVVRYNAWQFRQILARGVHGILLCQAETPDAVRAFVESCRYPRNMIGVGAGLERGTRGVGSEPSAAAVWGVDGEEYIARCDPWPLNPDGELLLGIKVESVRGVAHIEQMLAVPGLGFAECGPGDLHMSYGVERVPGQHDPRVIEAAERVRAACAANGVAFLEVCTPDNVTTQIDRGVRVVSGGQEEIARIGRAHTGRTLPVG
- a CDS encoding Gfo/Idh/MocA family oxidoreductase; the encoded protein is MRIAVLSYSHHGRGIAGTVRQMGHEVVAAMDPEPGPRAGLEQEFGCPGFADAASCLDAAKPDAAIVCGKHVEIPAHVAACVERRVPYLLDKPFADCADRLRPAAQATMAAGLPHALTLPNRGSLLVEKVAQMASDGSLGDLVLYSSRLNNGPPTRYDPTPSHWLNKPAASGGGSWVVESSHGIDTFLQFAGDGPVTVVGGVIANLMHRREVEDTAVGIVRTAAGVTGIIESGFNYPSGTRAGDHFFRFVGSKASVFERYGDHGEPLIEVHTSAGVAITPDIGHGERMRRVIEWGLEAIAAGRIGTPDVMQAVRVLEVQDAVYAHLRGNAAAAGPYPLGAPPER
- a CDS encoding Gfo/Idh/MocA family oxidoreductase gives rise to the protein MMFHAGVIGATGYIGTPYRAEMRGAPDAARIVALCARRRDRLEAAARTDGCDFITDDWRAVVEHAEVDLVVVLTPDRLHREPALAAAAAGKHLFCDKPVGADVGEAYEIWRAYRDSGLGHYVPYWTRYEPKFRRAKELLAGGELGELKVVVYRWHNPRPASIPFTWRDDATLSTAGSIADVGSHAYDTVRWLIGSEAKRVVAQAGVLSPPKPDLGPIDLTEALEWGAANPASAAPRMRAGTAYDYGAIVWEFHNGAVGAMLLSHAPALRKGLAPELELHGSAASVAIDRVRHTVTVMRSDDDMTVEDIPEDRVNRWSRFVLPALAERAAGRECAHPGLYDGWRTQVFTEAVVASAKRSEWVELAEMDAEA
- a CDS encoding phytanoyl-CoA dioxygenase family protein, whose protein sequence is MTDTMAEMSAQPPRLLSDDEVLLFVTHGYHLVHPEYPDGLNEAIAEQCARTNGAGNEILDLVPLLHQVYAHPQVRGALISLLGADYAMNGHRHLHVNAPGSHSQNWHQDGTNVRHHQVWCVLAMYYPHEVPMEQGPTIIMPGTHFRNAPTDRLATYANIKGQVPLAVPAGTVAITHYDLWHAATRNRTERTRYMLKFLFDRRSAPASPTWDHDPDTVTEVAARRIREQIGPFDHASDYYKAWELRTEMWQWMLGRGAPVPPGAFKDMLA
- a CDS encoding ATP-binding protein, giving the protein MIRRFTITGFKRFERETTIDLDAVTLLVGANNSGKSTILEALTLFQYCVETTRRANGKDPTKSLGLSRRSVSPDEFGVLPVAEPTDLWPNGRTTIGRKQQTVELHGEYDNGADISFSLKLSYNKFSISPRSSGDIATAIGQRDIRLIPIFSGLLPREEYLTLPARQERMRMQRHGETIRNLLWDLREHHEGRWNKLIDILRDLFPESALQIEFDVDFDRFLSATYRDRALTRELDVMVTGSGFHQAVQILASVLAPGARTLLLDEPDAHLHARLQTQLMTVLERLSREEQAQFILATHSPQLLAAAPAGAVKVCMDGAVVPFDVEPTQFRLLEDLGAMDRMEIVPLLTSRAIVFVENRSDQKLLERFARKHWGEHKQRDIWRLLTFMYTYQGPVEARVLDLARQVKDLLSSPGLSGQPVRMLAIGDRDYRTDASRRKELRTHTTRAKSPAYQLTFSLRLWEANEIENYLLDREAMLAMLGRQACEKSVAADWHNHEEAFVDELDGVLEEQRETVRQAIATRIQNDDRRLALSTALDQADEFLARVWQDRARWCDAKMVIRRLHAWLQARRLPLRINDDDIVDAMDAVPTDIQRVLRELQKLAGARRTGRGRNGN